From the genome of Streptomyces sp. NBC_01304:
CGCCACGTCGGGGCAGTCCGGGAAGTACTCGGCGAGATCCGTCGGCACGGGCCCGCTGCCGTGGTCCAGGATCTCGGTGCGCATGCCCGACTGCTGGGCGACGATCGCGTCCACCGAGCCGAGCAGCCGCACGGGGGTGCCCCGCCGGGCGCTCGGCTCGATGAACGTGCCGCGTCTGCGGTGCCGGCTGATCAGGCCCTCGTCCTCGAGCTCCTTGAGCGCCTGGCGCATGGTCAGCACGCTCACGCCGTAGTGCACCGCGAGCTGCTCCTCGGTGGGCAGCCGCAGCGGGGCGTCGGGCGTCCGGCCGAGGATCGAGGCGCGCAGGGACTGCGAGACCTGGTACCACAGGGGCAGTTTGCGGTTCAGGACGATCGAGTCCGGGGCAAACGCGGTCACGACTTCTCCGAACTGCTCAGTCCTTGCGGACTCTTGGACGCTTCAGTGGCTGGATCAGCCACAGGTTATGACCGAAAGTGGCGCTCCAGACCCTGCCACACGTCGTCGTACCCCTGCTGCAGGTGGTCCGCCTCGG
Proteins encoded in this window:
- a CDS encoding GntR family transcriptional regulator, with the protein product MTAFAPDSIVLNRKLPLWYQVSQSLRASILGRTPDAPLRLPTEEQLAVHYGVSVLTMRQALKELEDEGLISRHRRRGTFIEPSARRGTPVRLLGSVDAIVAQQSGMRTEILDHGSGPVPTDLAEYFPDCPDVATYHRLRSDEKTGEPTNHARNYIRPELAARIDPGDLARWPMTKVLRDVVGVHISRITDTVEARLADPETAKLLQVPLLSPILHYTGISYGEDGRPLDVARIHYRGDRFSFSVTLDAQSPH